A region of Haliotis asinina isolate JCU_RB_2024 chromosome 9, JCU_Hal_asi_v2, whole genome shotgun sequence DNA encodes the following proteins:
- the LOC137297394 gene encoding homeobox-like protein HDP1, translating to MQRKAESTSILHIEEDKTTILHVEEDTQPPNKHNHLNKHNYLNKHNYLNKHNYLNKHNYLNKHNYLNKHNHLKKHNYLNKHNHLNKHNHLNKHNYLNKHNYLNKHNYLNKHNYLNKHNYLNKHNYLNKHNYLNKHNHLNKHNHLNKHNYLNKHNYLNKHNHLNKHNYLNKHNYLNKHNYLNKHNYLNKHNYLNKHNYLNKHNYLNKHNYLNKHNYLNKHNHLNKHNYLNKHNYLNKHNHLNKHNYLNKHNYLNKHNYLNKHNHLNKHNYLNKHNDLNKHNHLNKHNYLNKHNYLNKHNYLYKHNHLNKHNYLNKHNYLNKHNYLNKHNYLKKHNYLNKHNHLNKHNYLNKHNYLNKHNYLNKHNYLNKHNYLNKHNYLNKHNYLNKHNYLNKHNYLNKHNYLNKHNYLNKHNHLKKHNYLNKHNHLNKHNYLNKHNYLNKHNYLNKHNYLYNHNHLNKHNYLNKHNYLNTHNYLNKHNYLNKHNYLNKHNYLNKHNYLNKHNYLNKHNHLNKHNYLNKHNYLNKHNYLNKHNYLNKHNYLNKHNYLNKHNHLNKHNYLNKHNYLKKHNYLNKHNYLNKHNHLNKHNHLNKHNYLNKHNYLNKHNYLNKHNYLNKHNYLNKHNHLNKSTTTSTNTTTSTSTTTSISTTTSISTTTSTSTTTSTNTTTSTNTTTSISTTTSISTTTSISTTTSTSTTTSTNTTTSTNTTTSISTTTSISTTTSTSTTTSISTTTSISTTTSVSTTTSRSTTTSISTTTSTNTTTSTSTTTSRSTTTSTNTTTSTNTTTSTSTTTSISTTTSTNTTTSTNTTTSISTTTSISTTTSTSTTTSISTTTSTNTTTSTNTTTSISTTT from the exons ATGCAGAGGAAAGCAGAAAGCACATCAATACTACACATAGAAGAAGATAAGACAACAATACTGCATGTAGAAGAAGATA CACAACCACCCAACAAGCACAACCACCTCAATAAGCACAACTACCTCAATAAGCACAACTACCTCAACAAACACAACTACCTCAATAAGCACAACTACCTCAACAAACACAACTACCTCAACAAACACAACCACCTCAAGAAGCACAACTACCTCAACAAACACAACCACCTCAATAAGCACAACCACCTCAATAAGCACAACTACCTCAATAAGCACAACTACCTCAACAAACACAACTACCTCAACAAACACAACTACCTCAATAAGCACAACTACCTCAATAAGCACAACTACCTCAACAAGCACAACTACCTCAACAAACACAACCACCTCAATAAGCACAACCACCTCAACAAGCACAACTACCTCAATAAGCACAACTACCTCAACAAACACAACCACCTCAATAAGCACAACTACCTCAATAAGCACAACTACCTCAACAAGCACAACTACCTCAACAAGCACAACTACCTCAATAAGCACAACTACCTCAACAAACACAACTACCTCAATAAGCACAACTACCTCAATAAGCACAACTACCTCAACAAACACAACTACCTCAACAAACACAACCACCTCAATAAGCACAACTACCTCAATAAGCACAACTACCTCAACAAACACAACCACCTCAATAAGCACAACTACCTCAACAAGCACAACTACCTCAACAAACACAACTACCTCAACAAACACAACCACCTCAATAAGCACAACTACCTCAACAAGCACAACGACCTCAACAAACACAACCACCTCAATAAGCACAACTACCTCAACAAACACAACTACCTCAACAAACACAACTACCTCTACAAACACAACCACCTCAATAAGCACAACTACCTCAATAAGCACAACTACCTCAACAAGCACAACTACCTCAATAAGCACAACTACCTCAAGAAGCACAACTACCTCAATAAGCACAACCACCTCAATAAGCACAACTACCTCAACAAACACAACTACCTCAATAAGCACAACTACCTCAACAAGCACAACTACCTCAACAAGCACAACTACCTCAATAAGCACAACTACCTCAACAAACACAACTACCTCAATAAGCACAACTACCTCAACAAGCACAACTACCTCAACAAGCACAACTACCTCAACAAACACAACTACCTCAATAAGCACAACCACCTCAAGAAGCACAACTACCTCAACAAACACAACCACCTCAATAAGCACAACTACCTCAATAAGCACAACTACCTCAACAAGCACAACTACCTCAATAAGCACAACTACCTCTATAATCACAACCACCTCAATAAGCACAACTACCTCAACAAGCACAACTACCTCAACACGCACAACTACCTCAATAAGCACAACTACCTCAACAAACACAACTACCTCAATAAGCACAACTACCTCAACAAACACAACTACCTCAACAAACACAACTACCTCAACAAACACAACCACCTCAATAAGCACAACTACCTCAATAAGCACAACTACCTCAACAAGCACAACTACCTCAATAAGCACAACTACCTCAACAAACACAACTACCTCAACAAGCACAACTACCTCAACAAACACAACCACCTCAATAAGCACAACTACCTCAATAAGCACAACTACCTCAAGAAGCACAACTACCTCAACAAACATAACTACCTCAACAAGCACAACCACCTCAATAAGCACAACCACCTCAATAAGCACAACTACCTCAACAAGCACAACTACCTCAACAAACACAACTACCTCAACAAACACAACTACCTCAACAAGCACAACTACCTCAACAAACACAACCACCTCAATAA AAGCACAACTACCTCAACAAACACAACTACCTCAACAAGCACAACCACCTCAATAAGCACAACCACCTCAATAAGCACAACTACCTCAACAAGCACAACTACCTCAACAAACACAACTACCTCAACAAACACAACCACCTCAATAAGCACAACCACCTCAATAAGCACAACCACCTCAATAAGCACAACTACCTCAACAAGCACAACTACCTCAACAAACACAACCACCTCAACAAACACAACCACCTCAATAAGCACAACTACCTCAATAAGCACAACTACCTCAACAAGCACAACTACCTCAATAAGCACAACTACCTCAATAAGCACAACTACCTCAGTAAGCACAACTACCTCAAGAAGCACAACTACCTCAATAAGCACAACTACCTCAACAAACACAACTACCTCAACAAGCACAACCACCTCAAGAAGCACAACCACCTCAACAAACACAACTACCTCAACAAACACAACCACCTCAACAAGCACAACCACCTCAATAAGCACAACTACCTCAACAAACACAACTACCTCAACAAACACAACTACCTCAATAAGCACTACTACCTCAATAAGCACAACTACCTCAACAAGCACAACTACCTCAATAAGCACAACTACCTCAACAAACACAACTACCTCAACAAACACAACCACCTCAATAAGCACAACCACTtga